The Rhodamnia argentea isolate NSW1041297 chromosome 10, ASM2092103v1, whole genome shotgun sequence sequence GGGATTGCGTGggattttttgtttggtttcatTTTACTATATGACTTATGATGTTATTTGGCTTTCATCTCACGATGGATTGCATAGGATTTTTatgtctatttttcttttactttatgACTTATGTTATGATGTTATTTGGTTTTCATCCCACGATGGATTGTGTgggtttttttatatttggttTGCTTTCACTCGACGACTTATGTTATTGGTTGTTATTGGGTTACTTTTCCCAAACATCTATATTAATGTTCTTGTATTTGTGTGATGGCATAGGTACTATGGACGGGGGACAAAATAGTGAGTCTAATGACCAAGTAGCGCCAAGTGATCATTACTTGGACGAATGTGATATtgacataataataatatggtTGTGGATTGTTATGATGGACATGTCCATGCATGCGAAAGAACCTATTAGGGACAATCAATTGTCGGGAGCCCAATGGATAAGGGAGATTCTTTGTGGACATTCTGATAGAGTGTATGAAGCCTTTAGGCTAGAGAGACATGTTTTTTTGAACCTGTGTGCTTTAATGACGACAAGAGGTTGGTTGAAAGATAGTCGTTATGTTAGGGTGGATGAACAACTCGGGATCTTTTTATCTTTGGTTGGTCATGGTAACTCTAATAGATATTTATGTGAGAGGTTCCAACGCTCCGGACAAACAATCAGCACATATTTCTCTATTGTCTTGAAAGCATTTCTCAAATTGGCAAAAGAGATTATCGGACCACCTTCTTTTGATGATATCCCGGAGGAGATTCCTATGGATCCGAACCATCAATGCTACTTCAAGGTATGATTTTCATAATATCATTATGCCATCAAATACATGTGGTTGATAATATTGTATAACACTAGACTTTTATGAAATTGTAGGGCTGCGTTAGTGCTATTGATGGCACCCACATCAATGCTTCTGTCTCTGCATCAAAGCAAATCCCGTATAGAGGCGGGAAAGGGATTACCACTCAGAATGTGCTTTATGTTTGTtcatttgatatgaaatttactttTGTGTATGCTGGGTGGGAAGGATCTGTGAACGATTGTCGAGTCCTCTCGGCAGCACTAGATACTCCTAGGTTGCAATTTCCTCGACCACCGCCGGGTATTTGCTTTGTCCATAAGAAGTAATTTTATTTATGATTGTATTGCAACtgcatatcataacaaatatatatataccttGTTATAGGCAAATACTACGTGGTAGATTCTGGTTATGCAGCACTTCCGGGATTTCTAACTCCGTTCAAAGGTGAACGGTATCATCCGAACGATTATAGGGGTAAAGGGAGACGACCTAGAACAGCAAAAGAAATGTTCAACCGTAGGCACTCTTCGCTAAGAAATGTCATTGAGAGGTCATTTGGGGCATTGAAAAATCGTTTTACCATTTTGAGACGTATGCCTCCATTCAAAGTTCGAAAACAAGCATATATTGTAATTGCATGTTGTGCTCTTCATAATTACATTCGTGACCAAGATAGGATGGACAGAAACTTTTCTCGATATGGTGATCCGGAGTACCCATGTGGACCTATACAAGAAGAGGTTGCCGATGATATATCTCATGAGGGAGCTACCGAGATAAACATGCTTAGGAAAAGTATTGCCAATAAAATGGCAAGGGATAACAATATGGCTGAAATTCCATGACTTTATGTTGATGGGGCTGTAAATGGAGGTTTTTTTGGACTTAATTTTTTGCTGGCTTTTTTGGTTCATTGTGAAATCTGGTCAGAGAGATGATGATCATGCAAAAGTCCCTCTTTTTGGCAAGGCATACTCTTGTGCATTACACCATCAGTTGGCACGAGTTGCTAGGAGCTGTTGGAGAGGTATTTGCCGGCTGGTCAAGTGGTCTTGGCCAACGTTTACCGTGCAGCTGAAGCAGTTGAGGACTTCACTGGTGTGCTTACATCATTGAAAATGGAACTTGATGACAGTATTGGATTGAGCGGCGAGGTTAAGTTCTCCTCATGACTGAGAAGGCCAAACACTTCCTGCACCTGCTACTTTTTCTTTCCTCATGTTTATGACTTATAGTTTTCTTGCAGGATGTAAAGCCCTTGTCAGATGAGAATGCCAGTGCccttcaaaaaatttatgaatggtATACTGCCTATCTGGATGCATTTGGACCTGATGAGGCTTATTTAAGAAAGAAAGTAGAAACAGAGTTGGGAACTAAGATGATTCACTTAAAGATGAGATGTTGAGGCCTCGGCTCTGAATGGGGGAAAGGTGAAGATATTTATTTCTCATGACCAGGCCttggcgttttttttttcttttcatggttATATTTTTATGTAGTTGTTTAAATCAGATGTTGCGGTCTGATATGCCACAAGAAAGCTCCATCATCTAGAGAGTAACTACTATTAACTAGCTCCTTATCGGCCCTAACTGAGGTGGAGTAGCTGGTTTCTACTTGTCACAATCTCGACCTGCGCTGGCTGCTGGTTCTACTTTTCGGTTGTAGATTCCCTACTACAACCTTTCGGCTTATGTGCTTACATTTTCACCCTTGGTCTTCTGGACTCTCTTTTGGCTTTGCGGTCTGCGGTATTGGTTTCCTCTATCATGTTGTCTCCTTTCTTCTGTTGTCTTGTCTTCTTTTGGTTAGCTGGCCTGTGTCCTGCCTTTTCGCTGTTCTGGTTTCTTGCGAGCCTCCCCTGGCTTGGTGTCCAACCTTCAATTTCTCTCGGGTTGGGCTATTGTTTGCTGTTACTGGTTGTCTGTTGCTGGTACTGGGGCTGTGTTACCATTACTGTTCTGCTTTTGCTGGTTTTGCTATTGACTCCTCCATCTGACATGTTGGTTACTGGGGGGTGTTGCTGTCTTTCTCTACTACTGCGGTAGTCTGGCTGCTGGGGTTTTGAAACTTCCCTCTCCTTGGATGCTGCTGGTTGTTTTGTTCGTGTGTTGGTTGTTTTTGGttcttgtttttctattttgtatTCACTTGCtggtttttctttggtttttccttCATGTTGGCTACTTGTTTGGCCTtggggttgtttttttttttttttttcacttgctgGTTTTTGATGTTGGCCTCCATTCACGCTAACCCCTGTTGGCTGCTCCTGCTGCTCCTTCAGTTTTGTTTCCCTGGAGTCCTGCTGCCTCAGGCCTCTGCGGTCCTCCCTACTGGCCTTCccttgctctttctttcttgtttggcTGCCTCCTAGCCCTGTTGGTCCTTTTATTTGGCGTTGAGTTGCTGCTGCTGTTTCATTGCCATCTTCTCTTGTTACTCTCTTCTTGGCTCGATGTGCCTCTCATGGTTGCTGCTCACCTGGTTGCCGTGGACTCACTGCTGCTGCTTCTGGTTTTGGATCTCCTTGGCTGCCGCCCCTTCGTTGTTGCTGCTCTTCTTGGCTGCTGCTCCAccgatgctgctgctgctgctagtGGCCTCCTCAGTACTCTTTTGTTCTCCCAAGCTTTActggtttttggttttcctgGATGTCTCTCCAGTTTTGGCCCCTTGTTTGGCCTTCGCTCTTTATCCTGGTCCTTTATGCCTTGGGCTTGTGCTTTATCTGTTGTTTCTTTGCTCTTTTGCGACCGATTCACCTTTGAACTCCGTATGTCACGCACTGTGCCatattgagttcatggtttttgtgtccggtctCTTATGTACCTAGTGCTTtggaaagatcaatacatacttaccttataaaaaaaagaactatttaAAGCGATGTGTTCAACTTGATTTTGCCCTTTCTAGGGAACTGTTGATTAACATTTGTTTCATATCCCTTAATTGTTGACACAATGGTGGGGTTAGGATGTATCATGTAATGTTTCCCATGTTTATATTGGTCATgaagaaattttcgaattttctccCCTTTGATAGTTGATTATAGTTGCTTCCAGTGCTAAAACATGAACATTCCCATGATCCTAAATAACGTGTtctaagaagaagatgaacctgaagaaaagggaaaaaagaatggATGTTCCTTTGGTGGTTTCTGTATTGATGAATACTGATGGTGCTTGGCTTTCAAACGCATTTGGAAGGCACTCGTGATACAGTGAGATTTCCATATTCAGTGCAGGAGATAGAAGTCGAAAATGCTCAGATCGATTTGATTATATGACTCAAAACTGATGCATAGTTGTTGAAATGGTGATTATTCTGATAGAAGATTATCCAACTTCGCTTAGGATACGCGTCTTTGCAAATTGAATGCCTTCTAATATACTAGAAACTCATCCACAATCTTCAATCTCAGCGTGCAATAAACCTGTCTCTATTTCTGTTTTCCCAACTTTTACTGGTTTGCCGTAAGCTGACAATTAACAATTCTCCAGCAATGTGACCAACTTCGTCCAAAACTACCCATTTATTACATGAACAATCACAAAGAGTCCCTAGATCAAACAAGCACTAAATATAGGACATCCTTCTCAGCCTAGTGCCTCTCCTCCATGACCATGACTCTGCCGGAGACTTGGGCAGAGGCGGAAGCTATAGGAGCTTCTGGCACAGGCCGAATTGCCACCCCTTCCAGTGACAGAACTCCTGAATGATCGAGTGCCGCAGCATTTCTTGGAGCATCGTCTCGTTCAAGCTCGAGCACCGCGAGAAGTCTGTCCTCACAGTCACGAACTCGTCCCTGCTTGCAGTTGCAGCGCTTGAACAGCAGGTGAAACAGCTCCTCACGGTCAGGAATTCCTCCTTGTCGTGTTCGTAGTGATTGGCCTCCTATCGATGGGCGAAAGATAGCTCATCCGTGCCCGGAGAGAAGACAAAGGAAAAGCTCTCAGTAGTGAAGTTCGCCTTACGCCTTAGCTTCTCCATGGCTCGACTGCGAATCTCCAAAACAACCTCTTAAGAAGCACCGATAATTCATTACAAAGGTTATAATTGATCCTAGATTCCGCCTCTGGGCGCAATGGTGTGAGGCTTCCGTAACTAGAAGAACTCTCAtgactaatttgacaaatgCAATTGTCTGTTCATGGATAAAGCTCATATCAAGTTTCTTGCCAAACAGAGGAGATACGATCAAAGCCGATGAGTTAATACTCCTTCCTGAACTGATTTAGTATGACACAACAAAGACATGAACGTCGAAAAGGTTCGTAAGACGAAAACGCAAcaatttttctttaacttttacGTAAAGGAGAAATCATTACTTCATGTTCATCATCGGAATCGCTCATCGGATGCTCCTCTTTGGGGCTTGACTGCGAGAGCTGTCTATCAAAAGTATGGCACTGAGAGAATGCTTCCTTGAGTGCTGCAGAGAGGCACTTGCATTTCGTAGGTGGGTTTGGTGGCTCTTCTTCATGATAGAACACGCCCATGTTTGGTAAGCTCAGAGGCAAAGGCTTTGCTGGTGGGTGCGGGAAGACTCCTGGTTGATTTTTAAGACAGGAAAGGATTGTGAGCAAGAAAATATCAACAACACAATCCAATCAATTCTTTGAAGTGCTCTGTGATAGTGGCCTCACAGCTTTCTGAAAATTGTTGGCTTTTAATCTTTAGGGTAAAGactaagataaaataaaaatataacgTGACCCACAATTCCATTTCAAGCTTTCTTCCTTCACCACCGAATATGGCTGTGATTTGTAGGTGCCTCTTGATCAAAACCTGTTGATTGTTGAACTTTCATGTCAAAAGCTTGTTATTTTTGcaggaatccttaaaaattttcccaaagGGGGATGCATGAAGTAAACTAAACATTACATAGATTTCACTTGAAGCCATATTTAGCAATTTATGGAAAATGGCCAATTTGATATTTCATCAAGTTTATTTATGTTGTTGCCGATGAGCGGATTTTCCACACCACCTAACTTTTGAAGCCATATTTGTTGTGCAGTGTCTAGTAACATGTGCAAAATGCTCATTGAATTTCATTTACGTAAAACATGTCCACGATTATATCGACATATGCTTATGCGCATAGGGACGTGACAAGTAGCAAAGTTTAGCATTTACATTTTgcaaattaaaatttggatcttatttataacatgctgaaaaaaaaagtgtatttcaaattattattttttgtgtattgaaaattgatcttcaatttacgaagaaaattttaaagtaattacaaaattaattgatttaaataaaaaaaattgggaagagaaagtatttttgggaacataaattttgtacggttatcaaacgtgtttctattcatgaacagaatcacaatacggttatcaaacacattctgattctctaaaaactcattataaccataatcaTAATcggaaaaaatcattataaccataatctgtttttgggaacagaattgtTGCCATGCGGAACCTTAATGAATGAAAACTCGTTTCattattcacaaaaaaatatagtaCAAATTTTTTATGGATAACATTTTTATTGACTTCCCAACAATACGAaggtcatttaaaaaaaaatactttcaaattAGTCATTTTATGTTAAATAAGCAAAGCTCAAGTTTCATTAAGAATCAAAGGTGTTGCAATCAAGTAAATTGTTTAAACAAATTGGAAAGTGATTTTCTACATATTTTGAATGATGATGATTTGAGTGAAAATAAGTTGAGAAGATAtgctactcttttttttttttttttatgatccaagATCCATCGATCGTAATCGGGCTTTCGCCCTTTCCGATAGGGACTATACCTCGAGGGAGGCTGGCCCTacagcccaccagcaagggctcccccacttaagtccgaaaAACGCGctgggagagtttcgaaccccCGACCGTGGCTTAAACCGGCgccaaagggtttgattctcaccaaacacaccatgcccgtggtgggtttGCCACTCATATTTTTCTGCACATTTGatccccaaaaaaatatatactctTTTGCACATTAAAGCAAAACTtactcttcgaccaaaaaaaaaagcaaaacttaCTCGGTAAAACTCAACTTCAcactctcaaaaaaaaaaaaatcattaaaacttGCGCTCGATGTTAAGGCGAATTTTAATGGTGTGTTATTGCAAAATAGACAAAATCATGAGTTAAGTGCTCTTGAGTTTAGATTTAATAATTTAGTTCATGCTCTAAAACGAATTAAATTactatatttttttctaattcgtaatatagtaaaaattattttgatcgGTGAGTCACAAGTTTTGAAAGTCAGCTCATCATCATTCTAATGTTAATGCAAAAAAGGAAGGCGGGCTCTTAACTTCGCAATTGTACACCTGCACGATGCGGTCCGATGTTCCATGTCATACGAGACTAGCATCACTAGATGCGCATACAGTATGTGGAACATGCATTACAACCAAAAAGTGAAACGATATtgtcaatttgaaattgagtttttattattCGATTGATGAATCACGTTCCGTAGGTAACTTGTTTCGATCATTCACTAGTGTACGCACATTAATTTGGGTTGCATGGggggaaattgtccaatcaatcctaGACTTACAAATGTCGCTTTAATcccaaacatttcaattttactaatttagttttaaaccatTGCGGGcgagaaatttcaatgtagtcattttgatcaatttttgcgagaaatcgctgacatgactATGTGCCACGtaaaaaaaaggcaatgatGAGATCGCCATATCAGTAATTTCCATTAAAAATTGATTGGCAGGGCTATAATGAAATTTTGCATAAAGGCTTAGACATAAATttacaaattgaaaagtttagaactaaattgaaatataaataataagaTTTAGGATCGATGAGATAACCGGGGCTCTTGCTCATTCTTGTGGTGAGCATCCATTCACGTCTTAAGATTGTTCTGCAAAAGGGCAGTTGATTTGCTCGTCCCCTTTTGCCTCTGTTTTGGACGTAAGTGAGCACGATCAAAGCTTCAAAAGCAATACCAATATAACCCCTGCGGCTACAGAACGTCGAAGAACTCTATAATTCACGGTTTTAGAAGATGATCAACTAATCATCAATCTTATCTTACAGCCTTCATTTTGACAGAAGGATGATATCGTTATATTACATACCTATTGGCCCATCAAAACACGTGTCACGTGAGAAATCGACACTTATGCAAATCACGAGGGGAATCGACACATGTGATAAACACGTGAGGAGCACGCATTTCGACAGAGTTTAAAGAAGGCACGTGCAGAGCTCATGGGAATACTAATAAGTGTCGATTGATGAGAAACAGTGAGCAAGCTATTGACACCATCAAGGAGAAACATCACTTGTCCAAGTAGCAAGGATAATGCTGCATGATAGAACATATCAAGGataggtaaaacaagtttgCGCTATTAACATAGGCACCAATGAAAGGTAATCCAGCCAAAGATTCAAGAACTTTTCAAGAAGCGtcaaagaagacaaaaatctCTCCTTGAATTTCTTGGCAGGAGAATAGTTATTAGCATGGAACGATGGAATAGCTCCTTGAAAATTCGCTTCAGGAGTTCGTAAAGTGCGGAAGTAGTAGCCATGAGCCACACGAATGAAAGAAGTTAGCTGATATAACTAATCTAAAGCCGATTGATAGTTACTGGGATTTTAACTCAAAAGTCCTAGAAGTCGAGAACGTGGACACAATTGGTTCGAGTAAAAAGGTTTAGCTGGAGCTAAGGTGTTAATAGTTATTTGAAGCTTAAGAACTGCTTGAAGACATGGTAAAAAAggattggggaagatgacaaaCGTGGCAACCATTGGCCCGCTAAATCACAATCGCTGAAGAGCGGTTATTCCCTCAACCATTATAAAGACCACCCGACAACCTCATAAAGCCCTCTCAAACAAAACAACAAACTTATCTTATCTTTGCTTATAGTACtgcattttacttttcttagtTGTAGTTTTCAGATTCTTGTCGTCAAGTCAAACTCCGACGTTTCTTTTTATCCCAGATATTGCACCATCGACTCAAAATCTAGTGTATTATTGAAGCGCATTCAAGGCTTTAtcatcaagtcaaactccgGCATTGATTTGAGTGTATTGGTTTGTTAATCTTTGAAAGAAATTGTACTCGCGTAGTCATTCCATGGAGTCCAAACTCTGGTTCGGTCTCAATttgtgtaattatttttttttcaatttcatccgTATCGGTTCCCATTGAGTTGTACTTACAGAGTATTTCCATCGAGTCAAATTTTGGTTgtgatgatatttgtgtaattctATCGGAATCTATCGGAATCTTTGCAAACTTCGCGTGTTGATTTTCTGAACTCTCCTGTCCAAAATCATCATAGGACTTTTCATCAAATTTAAAAGATGAATAACAAATTTCGGCGAAAGATATTTTGTGACGGAGACGATACCCAACCGAGATGTACTATGCATGGAATTTTTAATGAGCATCGGATTCTTTACACTATAATCGATAGGAGGGGTTGAGACGGAAGAGTGAGAATTCCGACTCTCGATTTGGATAGATTGATTaagaggagaaagaaaggaacCACACAATaacgaggaaaaaggaaaaaaaaaaaaaaagatttgaagagcTTAAGTCATGATGTTATTTGGTAACTGGCGGGGGGCAAAGGAAAGGACAAAAGTACATTGGCATAAATATCATCTTATCTACCTATAAATATTAATCCTATTACTTCAGTACAATAAGAACTTAAAAGGCGGGCTCTCAACTTTGCAATTGTACACCTGCACGACACCGTTAGATGTTCCATGTCGTACGAGACTTGTGCCGCTAGATGCACATAAGATGCACGGGAACATGCAGCATAAAGAAGAGTGACAAAACGATATTGCCAATTTGAAATTGAGCTTTTAGTATTCTATTGACGGATCACTTCTTACATGTAATTAGTTTCAATCATTCACTAGTGGCACATTAGTTTGGGTCGTATAgcgaaaaattatttaattagttctaaacttattgtacgaagTTGGTCCAATCCtagactttttaattttatcaatttagtcctaaaccttagcGAGCAAGAAATTCTAACGTAtttcttccgatcaattttcgctAAAATTGGCTAACATGGTGATGTACCCATTTAGGATAGCCAGCAATGACGTGACCGCTGGAacaatagtttaaaaaaaaaaaaatgatcgaaaggactatattgaaacaCTGCACAAAGCTTAGAAATTCGCAAATTTGAAATGTCCAGAACTCGATTGGAAGATGTATAATACATTTACATCGATTGCATAATTTTCCATAAGTAGGGTGTACGACTTGCTGCTCTTTCTGGTGCTGTCCATCCATTCACGTGTTGGTCCTTCTCTAAAATGGGAGATGATTGCTTATCCCATTTTGACGCTGTTTTAGACGAAAGTGAGCAcaatcaaagcttcaaaagCAGTACCAATACAACCTCTGCGGCTACAGAACGTCGACGAACCCTATGAATTATGGTTTTTAGAAGATGACCAACTGATCATCATTCTTATCTTACAACCTTCGGCTTGATAGAAGGATGACATCGATAGACTACGTGGAATTTGCAGGAGTTGAGAGGGAAGAGTGAGAATTCCGACACTTTGTTTGAATAGAGTGATTAAGAGGAAAATGAA is a genomic window containing:
- the LOC125312630 gene encoding putative nuclease HARBI1 is translated as MTTRGWLKDSRYVRVDEQLGIFLSLVGHGNSNRYLCERFQRSGQTISTYFSIVLKAFLKLAKEIIGPPSFDDIPEEIPMDPNHQCYFKGCVSAIDGTHINASVSASKQIPYRGGKGITTQNVLYVCSFDMKFTFVYAGWEGSVNDCRVLSAALDTPRLQFPRPPPGKYYVVDSGYAALPGFLTPFKGERYHPNDYRGKGRRPRTAKEMFNRRHSSLRNVIERSFGALKNRFTILRRMPPFKVRKQAYIVIACCALHNYIRDQDRMDRNFSRYGDPEYPCGPIQEEVADDISHEGATEINMLRKSIANKMARDNNMAEIP